From the Ctenopharyngodon idella isolate HZGC_01 chromosome 3, HZGC01, whole genome shotgun sequence genome, one window contains:
- the LOC127509773 gene encoding zinc finger protein OZF-like: protein MPLKVAKYCAVPVCRRTQSLHNLPSDSNIRNAWLNFVFNEVPDHVNKTLSICSLHFTEDSFINKTQFNAGFAERLRLKIGAMPTIFDPKRTAKHTSIWSSIPHTNHCSHLHPSHSQMKAVVKMEADNNDIRNSEACGVKDKDTEEQGDLMNVQEESEELNDMKKKHQIQDLHDAKTREKKGQKISQRAEAKKSITCPLCGKSFSCNSVFIVHTRRHTGEKPFACPQCGKSFINKGNLSSHMQIHNEERPFTCDECGKSFKWPYSLRVHKLIHSGEKPFDCDQCDKKFLKESILKGHMKVHTKEKPYLCSDCGKTFSWLGRFKDHQKIHSGLKDYLCSDCGKAFTTATQLKVHQRTHTGERPYKCSYCEKRFKQMGTLQGHERIHTGEKPYQCHQCGKRFNCFKTTQIHSKKHCPKLNGMLAQL, encoded by the exons ATGCCTTTGAAAGTTGCAAAATATTGTGCAGTGCCAGTTTGTAGAAGAACACAGTCGCTGCATAACCTTCCTTCTGATTCAAACATTAGAAATGCGTGGTTGaactttgtttttaatgaagttCCAGACCACGTGAATAAGACACTGAGCATTTGTTCGCTTCATTTCACTGAGGATTCCTTTATAAACAAGACacagttcaacgctggatttgcagagaGACTGAGATTAAAAATCGGTGCCATGCCTACTATATTTGATCCAAAAAGAACGGCAAAGCACACTTCT ATCTGGTCCTCCATACCTCATACCAATCACTGCTCACACCTTCATCCAAGCCATTCCCAAATGAAGGCTGTTGTAAAGATGGAAGCGGATAATAATGATATCAGAAATTCAGAAGCATGTGGAGTGAAAGATAAAGATACAGAGGAACAAGGAG ATTTAATGAATGTGCAAGAGGAAAGTGAAGAACTGAATGATATGAAGAAGAAACATCAGATTCAGGACCTTCATGATGCCAAAACTAgagaaaaaaaaggacaaaaaatatCTCAAAGAGCAGAAGCCAAAAAGTCTATTACCTGCCCTCTATGTGGAAAGAGCTTCTCATGTAATTCAGTCTTTATTGTTCACACAAGACGTCACACTGGCGAGAAGCCGTTCgcatgccctcagtgtggaaagagtttcataaATAAAGGAAACCTTAGTAGTCACATGCAAATTCACAATGAGGAGaggccgttcacatgtgatgagtgtggaaagagtttcaaatgGCCATATAGTCTCAGAGTTCATAAGCTcattcactctggagaaaagcCATTTGATTGCGATCAGTGCGATAAGAAGTTTCTTAAGGAATCAATTTTAAAGGGCCACATGAAAGTTCACACAAAAGAGAAGCCTTACTTGTGTTCTGATTGTGGTAAGACATTTTCCTGGCTGGGGCGTTTTAAAGACCATCAGAAAATACACTCTGGTCTGAAAGATTATTTGTGCTCTGATTGTGGTAAAGCTTTTACTACCGCCACTCAGTTGAAAGTGCACCAAAGGACCCACACTGGAGAAagaccttacaagtgttcatatTGTGAAAAGAGATTCAAGCAGATGGGAACCCTGCAAGGACATGAgcgaattcacactggagagaagccttatcAGTGCCATCAATGTGGCAAGAGATTCAactgttttaaaactacacagATTCACAGTAAGAAGCATTGCCCAAAATTAAATGGAATGTTAGCACAATTATAA
- the snu13a gene encoding SNU13 homolog, small nuclear ribonucleoprotein a (U4/U6.U5), with protein MAESDVNPKAYPLADSTLTKTILDLVQQAANYKQLRKGANEATKTLNRGIAEFIVMAADAEPLEIILHLPLLCEDKNVPYVFVRSKQALGRACGVSRPVIATSVTIKEGSQLKPQIQSVQMAIERLLV; from the exons ATG GCTGAATCAGACGTGAATCCTAAAGCTTATCCTCTGGCTGACTCCACTCTCACCAAAACCATCCTGGATCTGGTGCAACAAGCGGCCAATTACAAACAACTGAGAAAAGGAGCCAATGAAG CCACCAAAACTCTGAACCGTGGGATTGCGGAGTTCATTGTGATGGCTGCTGATGCTGAACCACTGGAGATCATCCTTCATCTGCCTCTGCTGTGTGAGGACAAGAACGTCCCGTACGTGTTTGTGCGCTCCAAGCAGGCCTTGGGCCGCGCGTGCGGCGTGTCCCGACCCGTCATCGCCACCTCCGTCACGATTAAGGAAGGCTCTCAGCTCAAGCCTCAGATTCAATCTGTGCAAATGGCCATCGAGAGACTGCTGGTCTGA